The proteins below come from a single Balaenoptera musculus isolate JJ_BM4_2016_0621 chromosome 1, mBalMus1.pri.v3, whole genome shotgun sequence genomic window:
- the LOC118900925 gene encoding translation machinery-associated protein 7-like, which translates to MAGSGEGAAGARSGCEGGKKKPLKQPKKQAKEMDEEDKAFKQKQKEEQKKLEELKAKATGKGPLATGGIKKSGKK; encoded by the coding sequence ATGGCAGGGTCTGGGGAAGGGGCGGCAGGCGCCAGGTCGGGCTGCGAAGGTGGCAAGAAGAAGCCCCTGAAGCAGCCCAAGAAGCAAGCCAAGGAGATGGACGAGGAAGATAAGGCATTCAAGCAGAAACAGAAGGAGGAGCAAAAGAAACTCGAGGAGCTAAAAGCGAAGGCCACGGGGAAAGGCCCCCTGGCCACAGGTGGAATTAAGAAATCTGGCAAAAAGTAA
- the OAZ3 gene encoding LOW QUALITY PROTEIN: ornithine decarboxylase antizyme 3 (The sequence of the model RefSeq protein was modified relative to this genomic sequence to represent the inferred CDS: deleted 1 base in 1 codon), with protein sequence MLPCYKSITYKEQEDLTLRPRCCLQCSESLVGLQGGRSSEQGDQDQLKELHSAGNLTVLATDPLLHQDPVQLDFHFRLTPQTSAHWHGLLCDHRLFLDIPYRALDQGSRESLTATLEYVEEKTNVDSVLVNFQNNRHDRGALLRAFSYMGFEVVRPDHPALPPWNNVIFMVYPLERDLSHLPSEPP encoded by the exons ATGCTGCCTTGTTATAAAAG CATCACTTATAAGGAACAGGAGGACTTGACACTCCGACCCCGTTGCTGCCTTCAGTGCTCC GAGTCCCTAGTAGGCCTTCAGGGGGGCAGAAGCAGCGAGCAGGGTGATCAAGACCAGCTTAAAGAATTGCATTCG GCTGGGAACCTGACGGTGCTGGCTACTGACCCCCTGCTTCACCAGGACCCAGTGCAGTTAGACTTCCACTTCCGCCTCACCCCCCAGACCTCTGCCCATTGGCACGGCCTTCTTTGTGACCACAGACTCTTCCTAGATATCCCATACCGGGCCTTGGATCAAGGCAGCCGGGAAAG TTTGACTGCAACACTGGAGTATGTGGAGGAGAAGACCAATGTGGATTCTGTGCTTGTAAACTTCCAGAACAACCGCCATGACAGAG GTGCCCTGCTACGGGCCTTCAGCTACATGGGCTTTGAAGTGGTCAGACCAGATCACCCGGCCCTTCCTCCCTGGAACAATGTCATCTTTATGGTGTATCCCCTTGAAAGGGACCTAAGCCACCTGCCCAGTGAACCTCCCTGA